In one window of Notolabrus celidotus isolate fNotCel1 chromosome 15, fNotCel1.pri, whole genome shotgun sequence DNA:
- the LOC117826679 gene encoding complement factor H-like: MTELCFVLVVLIPDKMCMRCLRCVLLVCFSGLLYAQNVEQHCPAPSLDGGYFLPKQDTYYNESTIIYACENRLKPAVEGWWSTSACQNGKWIPEPQCIDEKACVPLTVTNAKNTENSNSWFKEGEKIRITCMEGYELKNWDATAVCLNGTWSSVPICERSNQSCSEPPIIPHAVIVGQTYQELFALDSKVNYECEDGYAVEGAESEKTIVCINGGWTAGPTCIRKTRPGTGHGQGGATGGRHEGDTTFAGRAPRPVAIRNCGRYPLVPNGEVFGYTDWFLKYSCNSFYKLEGQKTVMCYSDGSWSRAPTCKVAFCSVDTDQYPELVDVGLQYLKDGEKVEFECVKKSHWWFDHYSVAKCTDGILMQKKCCNRIQLNTRTCSGCLTRTC, encoded by the exons ATGACTGAA CTCTgctttgttcttgttgttttaattccTGACAAAATGTGCATGAGATGTCTCCGGTGTGTTCTCCTGGTTTGTTTCTCAGGATTGCTGTATG CCCAAAATGTGGAACAGCATTGTCCTGCTCCAAGCCTGGATGGTGGTTATTTTCTCCCAAAACAAGACACATATTATAATGAGTCAACAATAATATATGCCTGTGAGAACAGACTTAAACCAGCAGTGGAGGGTTGGTGGAGTACAAGTGCATGTCAAAATGGAAAATGGATTCCTGAACCACAATGTATCG ATGAAAAAGCCTGCGTTCCGCTGACAGtaacaaatgcaaaaaacactgaaaactcaaACAGTTGGTttaaggagggagagaaaataaGGATAACATGTATGGAGGGGTATGAACTGAAAAACTGGGACGCCACAGCCGTTTGTTTGAATGGAACCTGGTCCTCTGTGCCCATCTGTGAGA gaaGCAATCAGTCATGCAGTGAACCCCCTATAATCCCACATGCAGTCATTGTAGGTCAGACATATCAAGAGCTATTTGCTCTAGATTCTAAAGTGAATTATGAATGTGAAGATGGATATGCTgtggagggagcagagagcgaaAAAACAATTGTCTGCATAAATGGAGGCTGGACTGCGGGCCCAACATGCA TCAGAAAAACTAGACCTGGTACTGGACACGGACAGGGTGGAGCCACAGGGGGGAGACATGAAGGAGACACTACATTTGCTGGGAGAGCGCCGCGGCCTGTGGCTA tcAGAAACTGTGGAAGATATCCCCTGGTCCCTAATGGTGAAGTGTTTGGATATACTGACTGGTTTTTAAAGTACAGTTGCAACAGTTTCTACAAACTGGAGGGTCAAAAGACAGTTATGTGTTATAGCGACGGCTCATGGTCACGGGCACCCACCTGTAAAG TTGCCTTCTGTTCTGTGGACACTGATCAATATCCTGAATTAGTCGATGTTGGACTCCAATATTTAAAAGATGGTGAGAAGGTTGAATTTGAATGTGTGAAAAAGAGTCATTGGTGGTTTGATCATTACTCCGTGGCCAAGTGCACTGATGGAATACTGATGCAAAAGAAAT GTTGTAACAGGATACAGTTAAATACG AGGACTTGCAGTGGCTGCCTCACCAGAACGTGCTGA
- the LOC117826680 gene encoding complement factor H-related protein 4-like: MRLETERLQILHISSGGLQRPPRCPQQSLTFPDLKLFFCSARICIPVKMSMRYLGFVLLIWLPGALQAQHCSPPSLEDGYFIPNKVNYPHKSLIFYACGNGRKPAVDGWWATSTCEGGRWSHEPQCIDETTCLRLEIPNAKDNDNRNDWYMHRDKIRITCEEGYELKKGDATAVCLNGIWTSVPICEISDTTCGEPPKILHAVIVGQNYQKVFASDSTARYECEDGYTEEGAVSKKTIICIQGSWTEGPTCSKKPRQGTGHVRTEEVEQSGRHTTSTGRETGPNTGSRGSTVSGRVEQPLGGNGNRQDTRQDGSTVDGAVGGPPTSAGRVTPGLSGGSSTISGVDDRHSKPLIVSVDQCGQFPVVLNGVVVQMEGMHLKYQCNGFYTRVGPEQVVCYNDGTWSEQPICKEAFCIVDLALYSRIGISQTGTEYVKEGESQYFSCYTNHYRDHFIVFTCTKGRTFYTDCCHDYYHRHNQCRSYKKQTTAEELLMD, encoded by the exons atgaggttagaaactgagaggctgcagatcctccacatcTCTTCTGGGGGGCTTCAACGCCCACCGAG ATGCCCTCAACAATCATTAACTTTTCCTGatcttaaattgtttttttgctCTGCTAGGATTTGTATTCCTGTCAAAATGAGCATGAGATATCTGGGATTCGTTCTTCTGATTTGGCTTCCAGGAGCACTGCAGG CTCAGCATTGTTCTCCCCCCAGCCTGGAAGACGGTTATTTTATTCCAAATAAAGTAAATTATCCTCATAAATCTTTGATTTTTTATGCCTGTGGTAATGGAAGAAAACCTGCTGTGGACGGGTGGTGGGCAACAAGCACTTGTGAAGGTGGCAGATGGTCACATGAACCACAATGTATAG ATGAAACCACTTGCCTTCGACTTGAGATACCCAACGCAAAAGACAACGACAACAGAAATGATTGGTATATGCACAGAGACAAAATAAGGATAACATGTGAAGAAGGGTATGAACTGAAAAAAGGGGATgccacagctgtttgtttgaatgGAATCTGGACCTCTGTGCCCATCTGTGAGA TTAGTGATACTACATGCGGTGAACCTCCTAAAATCCTCCATGCAGTCATCGTTGGTCAGAATTATCAAAAGGTGTTTGCTTCAGATTCTACAGCGCGGTATGAATGTGAAGATGGATATACTGAAGAGGGTGCAGTGAGCAAGAAAACAATCATCTGCATTCAAGGAAGCTGGACTGAAGGCCCAACATGCA GCAAAAAACCTAGACAAGGTACTGGACATGTTCGCACTGAAGAGGTAGAACAATCTGGAAGACACACTACATCTACAG GTAGAGAAACCGGACCAAATACTGGTTCACGTGGATCTACGGTGAGTGGAAGAGTTGAACAACCTTTGGGAG GCAATGGAAACAGGCAAGACACTAGGCAGGATGGCTCTACAGTTGATGGAGCAGTTGGCGGACCCCCTACATCCGCTGGTCGTGTGACACCAGGGTTGAGTGGAG GATCTTCAACCATCTCTGGAGTGGATGACAGACACAGTAAACCTCTCATCGTATCAG TTGACCAGTGTGGACAATTCCCAGTTGTTCTGAATGGCGTTGTTGTGCAAATGGAGGGAATGCATTTGAAATACCAGTGTAACGGTTTTTACACACGAGTGGGTCCAGAGCAAGTGGTGTGCTACAACGATGGAACCTGGTCTGAACAACCCATCTGCAAAG AGGCTTTCTGCATCGTGGATCTTGCTCTGTATTCTAGGATTGGGATAAGTCAAACTGGAACGGAGTATGTTAAGGAAGGAGAGTCTCAATATTTTAGTTGTTACACCAATCATTATCGCGATCATTTCATCGTGTTCACATGCACCAAGGGAAGAACTTTCTATACTGATT GTTGTCACGATTATTACCATAGACAC AACCAGTGCCGAAGTTATAAGAAGCAAACCACTGCAGAGGAGCTTCTGATGGACTGA